A DNA window from Carnobacterium funditum DSM 5970 contains the following coding sequences:
- a CDS encoding CvpA family protein, whose amino-acid sequence MMTIAILIILALGAYGGARRGLVLQLVLTTGYFISYFVASQYYKALGARLNLLIPYPAASEGTQFSFYNQALGFSLDQAFYNGVAFVLILFVGWLLTRFIGGLLNSLTYIPVIKQLNSLGGAALAFIVSYTGIFLALILLTMLPYDSIQNAFNDSSLAQMIVENTPVLSKQIYNWWIQTTL is encoded by the coding sequence ATGATGACGATTGCTATATTAATTATTCTAGCATTAGGTGCTTATGGAGGTGCTAGAAGAGGATTAGTGTTACAACTTGTACTGACGACTGGTTATTTTATTTCTTATTTTGTAGCATCACAATACTATAAAGCACTAGGAGCGAGATTAAATTTGCTCATTCCTTATCCAGCAGCTTCAGAAGGAACACAGTTTTCATTTTATAATCAAGCATTAGGATTTAGTCTAGACCAAGCTTTTTATAATGGCGTTGCTTTTGTGTTAATCTTATTTGTTGGTTGGCTTTTGACAAGGTTTATTGGAGGTTTATTAAATTCATTAACGTATATACCAGTAATAAAGCAGCTTAATTCATTAGGTGGAGCAGCATTAGCCTTTATTGTTTCCTATACAGGAATCTTCTTGGCGCTAATCTTGTTAACCATGTTGCCTTATGACTCTATTCAAAATGCTTTTAATGATAGCAGTTTAGCGCAAATGATAGTAGAGAATACACCAGTTTTATCTAAACAAATTTACAATTGGTGGATTCAAACAACACTGTAA
- a CDS encoding cell division protein ZapA, producing MSQGKIRYKATIAGKTYTIIGARSEAHLKMVAETVNTQMRQIESLSKDLDPERRAVLAAVNAVSDQFNMQIKLDEIQSKLNEMEIKLKENQEEIR from the coding sequence ATGTCTCAAGGGAAAATTCGTTATAAAGCAACGATTGCAGGAAAAACATACACCATTATCGGCGCACGCTCTGAAGCTCACTTAAAAATGGTAGCTGAAACAGTTAATACACAGATGCGTCAAATTGAATCTTTGTCTAAAGATTTGGATCCAGAGAGACGTGCAGTTTTAGCAGCAGTTAATGCTGTTTCTGATCAATTTAATATGCAAATTAAACTGGATGAAATTCAAAGTAAGTTAAACGAAATGGAAATTAAACTAAAAGAGAATCAGGAAGAAATCAGATAG
- a CDS encoding APC family permease, whose protein sequence is MRDGQLKKEVTGLTALTVVVGTVIGAGIFFKPTAVYGAAGAPGVGLLAWFLGGLITIAGGLTVAEIGTIYPETGGMMIYLEKVYGRWVGFLVGWAQMIVYYPANIGALAIIFATQVSSLFELSDTSIVSVAIITAVFVMFINFLGTKYSGRIQTAATILKLIPIIVIIIAGLLYPGGGVVRLLPFSAANHPVATGLGSALVATLFAYDGWINVGTLAGEMKNPGKMLPRVIIGGISIVMAVYLMINVAYLFVLDSSQLASTDTPAALVASKLFAGVGGKLVTIGILISVFGGMNGYAISGIRIPYVLATQKMLPFSEWFSKVSKRTNVPVNGGLVILGISIIMILTGQFNQLTDLIIFVIWIFITLTFIAVIILRKTKPDIDRPYRVPLYPVIPLVAIFGGFYIIFNTIIVQPGNALLGTLLTLSGIPIYLYTKNKNN, encoded by the coding sequence ATGAGAGATGGACAATTAAAAAAAGAAGTTACAGGATTAACTGCTTTAACAGTAGTAGTTGGAACTGTTATTGGAGCCGGTATTTTCTTCAAACCTACTGCTGTCTATGGCGCAGCAGGTGCACCAGGTGTGGGTTTGTTAGCTTGGTTCCTAGGTGGTCTGATTACGATAGCTGGAGGGTTAACCGTTGCAGAAATTGGAACGATTTATCCTGAAACAGGCGGAATGATGATTTATTTAGAAAAAGTTTATGGAAGATGGGTTGGGTTCTTAGTTGGATGGGCACAAATGATTGTCTATTATCCAGCAAATATCGGAGCATTGGCTATTATTTTTGCTACACAAGTTAGCAGTTTATTTGAATTATCAGATACAAGTATTGTTTCTGTCGCTATTATAACAGCTGTGTTTGTTATGTTTATTAATTTTTTGGGGACAAAGTACAGTGGTCGTATTCAAACAGCTGCAACTATTTTAAAGTTAATTCCGATTATCGTTATTATTATAGCCGGCTTGTTGTATCCGGGTGGTGGAGTCGTCCGTTTGTTGCCTTTTTCTGCTGCAAATCATCCTGTTGCTACAGGATTAGGTTCGGCCTTAGTGGCAACTTTGTTTGCTTATGATGGTTGGATTAATGTAGGAACTTTAGCAGGTGAAATGAAAAATCCAGGGAAGATGTTGCCTAGAGTCATTATTGGTGGGATTTCGATTGTTATGGCAGTGTATTTAATGATTAATGTTGCTTATTTATTTGTTTTAGATAGCTCACAACTTGCTAGCACAGATACACCAGCTGCATTGGTTGCTTCTAAGTTATTTGCCGGAGTGGGCGGGAAGTTAGTGACCATTGGGATTTTAATTTCTGTTTTTGGCGGAATGAATGGGTACGCTATTTCAGGTATTCGAATTCCGTACGTACTAGCGACTCAAAAAATGCTTCCTTTTAGCGAGTGGTTCAGTAAAGTAAGCAAACGGACAAATGTTCCAGTAAATGGTGGTTTAGTAATTTTAGGTATTTCTATTATTATGATTTTGACAGGTCAGTTCAATCAGTTAACGGATTTAATTATTTTTGTTATCTGGATTTTCATTACGTTAACTTTTATTGCGGTTATTATTTTAAGGAAAACCAAACCTGATATTGATAGACCGTATCGAGTACCGCTTTATCCAGTCATTCCTTTAGTGGCAATATTTGGCGGGTTTTATATTATCTTTAATACAATCATTGTACAACCTGGAAATGCGTTGTTGGGAACATTATTAACTTTATCAGGGATACCTATTTATCTGTACACTAAAAATAAAAACAACTAA
- the pheT gene encoding phenylalanine--tRNA ligase subunit beta codes for MNVSYQWLSEYLDLTGITPEGLADKMSRTGIEVEDVFVPETGLKKIVVGHAVKVEDHPDSDHLHVCQVDIGEEELSQIVCGAPNIATGQKIIVALPGSRITGNTKIKKGKMRGQVSHGMICSLSELGFSEKVVPKKYADGIYVLPSEAVPGESVFSYLAMDDAILDLSITPNRADALSMRGVAYEVGAIYDRKPIFKDFSLNENENEKIEDYIKVAVEDKKDTPFYSMRMIKGVKIAESPMWLQTKLMNAGIRPLNNIVDITNYMLLEYGQPLHAFDYDRLESKTILVRRATTDEQLETLDSESRQLTNETIVITNGEKPVALAGVMGGLGTEIQEDTVNIALESALFEPVSIRKTAKKLDLRSESSSRYEKGINQGSILTASAHAAALMSELAGGSVVSGTAVVSDLYVKDAVVTITLAKLNRSLGTAIQTDEVLSIFNRLGFKVTEKNELFEVSIPPRRWDISIEADLLEEVARIYGYDNLPSTLPVIESTPGELDDKQRLMRHTRHYLEGAGLSQAISYVLTTPQKAEQFLMKESNSTKLDFPMSEDRSTLRMNLISGLLDNVHYNSARKNMDVALYEIGRVFYKREGSLLPIEEEHLAGVLTGSLVDSNWQEKARKVDFFDLKGILEGLFETYGLTEPLTFVTDKNLEGMHPGRTAAIYLGEQSIGFIGQVHPLMAKEYDVKETYIFELNLQPIIEGEKHPTIYAGIPKYPGMTRDMALLVDETITNQQLTELISEKGGKYLRNVRLFDLYQGDKIEEGKKSLAYTLSYLNPTDTLIEEDVTKAFEKVTQALVEQYDAVIR; via the coding sequence ATGAATGTATCGTATCAATGGTTATCAGAATATCTAGATTTAACAGGTATTACACCTGAAGGCTTAGCAGATAAAATGTCACGGACGGGAATCGAAGTAGAAGATGTTTTTGTTCCAGAAACGGGCTTAAAAAAAATAGTTGTTGGTCATGCTGTAAAAGTGGAGGATCATCCTGATTCTGATCACTTACATGTCTGTCAAGTGGATATTGGCGAAGAAGAATTATCACAAATTGTTTGTGGAGCTCCAAATATCGCAACCGGACAAAAAATTATTGTAGCTTTACCGGGTTCAAGAATTACAGGGAACACTAAAATCAAAAAAGGTAAAATGCGAGGACAAGTATCACACGGAATGATTTGTTCGCTATCAGAACTAGGTTTCTCTGAAAAAGTCGTTCCTAAGAAATATGCAGATGGCATTTATGTATTACCTAGCGAAGCCGTTCCGGGAGAAAGTGTTTTTTCATACCTAGCAATGGATGATGCTATCTTGGACTTATCGATTACGCCTAATAGAGCAGATGCGTTGAGTATGAGAGGAGTGGCTTACGAAGTAGGAGCCATTTATGATAGAAAACCTATTTTTAAAGACTTTTCATTAAATGAAAATGAAAATGAAAAAATAGAAGACTATATAAAAGTAGCTGTTGAGGATAAAAAGGATACACCTTTTTACAGTATGCGAATGATTAAAGGCGTAAAAATTGCTGAAAGTCCAATGTGGCTTCAAACGAAGTTAATGAATGCGGGCATTCGTCCGTTAAATAACATAGTCGATATTACGAACTATATGTTATTAGAATATGGACAACCTTTGCATGCATTTGATTACGACCGATTAGAATCAAAGACTATTCTTGTTCGTCGCGCAACAACTGATGAGCAGTTGGAGACTTTAGATAGCGAATCACGTCAATTAACAAACGAAACTATTGTGATTACAAATGGAGAAAAGCCTGTTGCATTGGCAGGTGTTATGGGTGGATTGGGAACAGAAATTCAAGAAGACACGGTGAATATCGCGTTAGAGTCAGCTTTATTTGAACCAGTTTCCATTCGCAAAACGGCAAAAAAACTTGATTTGCGTAGCGAAAGTAGCTCACGTTACGAAAAAGGAATTAACCAAGGATCTATCTTAACTGCAAGTGCTCATGCGGCGGCGTTGATGAGCGAACTAGCTGGTGGTAGTGTTGTTAGTGGGACAGCTGTTGTCTCTGATTTGTATGTGAAAGATGCAGTTGTTACAATCACATTAGCTAAGTTGAATCGTTCATTAGGAACAGCTATTCAGACAGACGAGGTCTTATCAATTTTTAATCGTTTAGGCTTTAAAGTTACTGAAAAAAATGAGTTGTTTGAAGTTTCTATCCCACCACGTCGATGGGATATCTCTATCGAGGCTGATTTATTAGAAGAAGTCGCTCGCATTTATGGCTACGATAATCTACCTTCTACACTGCCAGTTATTGAATCAACTCCAGGGGAATTAGATGATAAACAACGTCTTATGCGCCATACTAGACATTATTTAGAAGGAGCAGGATTGTCTCAAGCCATTAGTTATGTTTTAACAACTCCCCAAAAAGCTGAACAATTCCTAATGAAAGAGAGCAATTCGACTAAACTTGATTTTCCAATGAGTGAAGATCGTAGCACATTAAGAATGAACCTTATTAGTGGCTTGTTAGATAATGTACATTATAATAGTGCTCGCAAAAATATGGATGTCGCTTTATATGAAATTGGCCGCGTTTTTTATAAAAGAGAAGGCAGTCTGTTGCCAATAGAAGAAGAACATCTTGCTGGTGTTTTAACTGGTTCATTAGTAGATAGCAATTGGCAAGAAAAAGCCAGAAAAGTAGATTTCTTTGATTTAAAAGGGATTTTAGAAGGGCTATTTGAAACATATGGCTTAACTGAACCATTAACGTTTGTAACGGATAAAAACCTTGAAGGTATGCATCCGGGAAGAACAGCAGCCATTTATTTAGGGGAGCAGTCAATTGGTTTTATCGGTCAAGTTCATCCTTTAATGGCTAAAGAGTATGATGTAAAAGAAACATATATTTTCGAATTAAACTTACAACCCATTATTGAAGGTGAAAAACACCCAACTATTTATGCTGGAATACCAAAATATCCAGGGATGACAAGAGATATGGCTTTGTTAGTAGATGAAACCATTACCAATCAACAATTAACAGAACTGATTTCTGAAAAAGGTGGAAAATATCTAAGAAACGTTCGATTATTCGATTTATATCAAGGAGACAAAATTGAAGAAGGTAAAAAATCATTAGCTTATACCTTATCTTATTTGAATCCAACTGACACATTAATAGAAGAAGACGTTACGAAAGCTTTTGAGAAAGTAACACAAGCGTTAGTTGAGCAATACGATGCAGTTATTAGATAG
- the pheS gene encoding phenylalanine--tRNA ligase subunit alpha, which translates to MELKKKLDVLKEEALEKIAQAESLSLLDHVRVAYLGKKGPITEVLRGMKDVSAQERPMIGSAANEVRDAIAVQLESRKAVLEMEKINHDLANEAIDVTLPGNHVPTGQSHVLTQIMEEIEDLFIGMGYQVIEGPEVEEDKYNFERMNLPKHHPARDMQDTFYITDDTLLRTHTSPVQARTMEKHDFSEGPLKMISPGKVYRRDSDDATHSHQFHQIEGLVISEDITMADLKGTLEVFAKKLYGAEREIRLRPSYFPFTEPSVEVDVSCFKCGGSGCNVCKQTGWIEILGSGMVHPNVLEMAGIDSAKYSGFAFGLGPDRVAMLKYGIDDIRHFYQNDVRFLNQFKVKE; encoded by the coding sequence ATGGAGTTGAAAAAGAAATTAGATGTGTTGAAAGAAGAAGCACTTGAAAAAATCGCACAAGCTGAAAGCCTATCTTTACTTGATCATGTGCGAGTAGCTTATTTAGGGAAAAAAGGTCCAATCACTGAAGTACTTAGAGGAATGAAAGATGTATCAGCACAAGAACGACCAATGATTGGTTCAGCAGCGAATGAAGTACGTGATGCCATAGCTGTACAATTGGAAAGCCGCAAAGCAGTATTGGAAATGGAAAAAATCAACCACGATTTAGCTAATGAAGCAATTGACGTAACATTACCTGGGAATCATGTACCAACTGGGCAATCACATGTTTTAACACAAATTATGGAAGAAATTGAAGACTTATTCATTGGTATGGGTTATCAAGTTATTGAAGGGCCAGAAGTAGAAGAAGATAAATACAATTTCGAGCGAATGAATTTACCTAAACATCACCCAGCTCGTGATATGCAAGACACTTTTTATATTACGGATGATACATTATTACGCACACATACGTCACCGGTACAAGCTAGAACGATGGAAAAGCATGATTTTTCTGAGGGACCACTAAAAATGATTAGTCCTGGTAAAGTTTATCGCCGTGATAGTGATGATGCTACTCACTCCCATCAATTTCATCAAATTGAAGGTCTTGTAATTTCAGAAGATATTACGATGGCAGATTTAAAAGGCACATTAGAAGTTTTTGCTAAAAAATTATATGGTGCTGAACGTGAAATTAGATTAAGACCAAGTTACTTCCCATTTACTGAACCCTCAGTAGAGGTTGATGTGAGCTGTTTTAAATGTGGCGGATCTGGCTGTAATGTTTGCAAGCAGACGGGTTGGATTGAAATTTTAGGTTCAGGTATGGTTCATCCGAATGTTTTAGAGATGGCTGGAATCGATTCTGCTAAGTATAGTGGTTTTGCTTTTGGTTTAGGACCTGATCGTGTAGCAATGTTAAAATATGGAATCGATGATATCAGACATTTTTATCAAAATGATGTTCGTTTTCTAAATCAATTTAAGGTGAAGGAGTAA